The following coding sequences lie in one Micromonospora sp. R77 genomic window:
- a CDS encoding ABC transporter permease encodes MSSSTLAEAPVAPAPAAVARRRRTSGGRRWRRALSPLVLVLGWEAAARAGLLSAEKLPAPSTVLATGTSLARDGTLTAHLVDSLTRAGLGLLIGGVLAMLLGAAAGLLRLGDDLVDPPVQMARMLPHLGLVPLLIIWVGIGESLKVTLVALGAFFPIYFNTYAGIRDIDERLVEAARTCGLGPAARLWHVVLPGALPALFLGLRLAIGAAWLSLVVGEQVNAQSGVGFLMMEAREFSQTDVVLLGLLIYALLGLLSDLALRIAERRMLTWRRGLRAT; translated from the coding sequence GTGAGCAGCTCCACGCTGGCCGAGGCGCCGGTGGCACCGGCACCGGCCGCCGTCGCGCGCCGACGGCGTACCTCCGGCGGCCGGCGCTGGCGGCGGGCGCTGAGCCCGCTCGTGCTCGTGCTCGGGTGGGAGGCCGCCGCCCGGGCCGGCCTGCTCTCCGCCGAGAAGCTGCCCGCACCGAGCACCGTGCTCGCCACCGGCACCAGCCTGGCCCGCGACGGCACGCTCACCGCGCACCTGGTCGACTCGCTCACCCGGGCCGGCCTCGGGCTGCTGATCGGCGGGGTGCTCGCTATGCTCCTCGGCGCCGCCGCCGGGCTGCTCCGGCTCGGCGACGACCTGGTCGACCCGCCGGTGCAGATGGCCCGGATGCTGCCCCACCTGGGGCTGGTGCCGCTGCTGATCATCTGGGTCGGCATCGGCGAGTCGCTGAAGGTGACCCTGGTCGCGCTGGGTGCCTTCTTCCCGATCTACTTCAACACCTACGCCGGCATCCGCGACATCGACGAACGCCTCGTCGAGGCGGCCCGGACCTGCGGGCTCGGCCCGGCCGCCCGACTGTGGCACGTGGTGCTGCCCGGCGCGCTGCCCGCGCTCTTCCTCGGGCTGCGGCTGGCCATCGGCGCGGCCTGGCTGAGCCTCGTCGTCGGCGAACAGGTCAACGCCCAGAGCGGCGTCGGCTTCCTGATGATGGAGGCCCGCGAGTTCAGCCAGACCGACGTGGTGCTGCTGGGCCTGCTGATCTACGCCCTGCTGGGTCTGCTTTCCGACCTCGCCCTGCGGATCGCGGAGAGGAGAATGCTGACATGGCGACGCGGACTGCGGGCGACCTGA
- a CDS encoding acetyltransferase → MTDVVIRPLVAGEEALFDSMPDPLPQLRQISYADGIAGGGYRPERTWIALRAGRVVARAAWLHLPGAVGAPWLERFDLAAEPAVGAALLRAAHEALGGPLAYHAALPAYWRRRPEVLAVVEAPMAAARLAGLVERGERLRCTWAGAPLPATSGRYTVRPAADREEINALVARIVEPDVLTGRETARAVAGVDLATDPLAWLTGPPADWRVALDEGRPVGLAGTAGDACYPLLAYLGLLDGAARDELLVAAVRVLAEGGAREVVADVDGHRVGVLADLERTGFRQVRARVIFEPVG, encoded by the coding sequence GTGACCGATGTGGTCATCCGCCCGCTCGTCGCGGGCGAGGAAGCACTCTTCGACTCGATGCCCGACCCGCTGCCCCAACTACGCCAGATTTCCTACGCCGACGGCATCGCCGGCGGCGGCTACCGCCCCGAGCGCACCTGGATCGCCCTGCGGGCCGGTCGGGTGGTCGCCCGGGCCGCCTGGCTCCACCTGCCCGGCGCCGTCGGCGCCCCCTGGCTGGAACGGTTCGACCTGGCCGCCGAGCCGGCGGTGGGTGCCGCGCTGCTGCGGGCCGCCCACGAGGCGCTCGGCGGGCCGCTGGCCTACCACGCCGCCCTGCCCGCGTACTGGCGTCGCCGACCGGAGGTGCTGGCCGTGGTCGAGGCGCCGATGGCCGCGGCCCGACTCGCCGGGCTGGTCGAGCGTGGTGAACGGCTGCGCTGCACCTGGGCGGGTGCGCCGCTGCCGGCGACCTCGGGACGGTACACCGTCCGCCCGGCCGCCGACCGGGAGGAGATCAACGCGCTGGTCGCCCGGATCGTCGAGCCGGACGTGCTGACCGGCCGGGAGACGGCCCGGGCGGTGGCCGGGGTGGACCTCGCCACCGATCCGCTGGCCTGGCTGACCGGTCCGCCGGCGGACTGGCGGGTCGCCCTGGACGAGGGAAGACCGGTCGGCCTGGCCGGCACGGCCGGGGACGCCTGCTATCCGCTGCTGGCCTACCTCGGCCTGCTCGACGGGGCCGCCCGGGACGAGCTACTGGTGGCGGCGGTCCGGGTGCTCGCCGAGGGCGGCGCCCGGGAGGTGGTGGCCGATGTGGACGGCCACCGGGTGGGGGTGCTGGCGGACCTGGAACGGACCGGTTTCCGGCAGGTGCGGGCCCGGGTGATCTTCGAGCCGGTCGGCTGA
- a CDS encoding NUDIX domain-containing protein, with protein MTGAPYSHCSYCGTAYPVQAGWPRVCAACGETVWRNPLPVAVAVLPVRTPDGLGVVVVRRDIEPARGQLALPGGFIEYGEEWSEALVRELREETGLLAEAGEAQLFAVYGAPAGGTMMVFGVLPERPIGDLPPSAPTEEATEWLVLTEPVELAFSTHTRVLADFLAGRSPA; from the coding sequence GTGACCGGCGCACCGTACTCGCACTGCTCGTACTGCGGCACGGCCTATCCGGTGCAGGCCGGCTGGCCCCGGGTCTGCGCCGCCTGCGGCGAGACGGTCTGGCGCAACCCGCTGCCGGTCGCGGTGGCGGTGCTGCCGGTCCGCACGCCGGACGGCCTGGGCGTGGTGGTGGTCCGCCGCGACATCGAACCGGCCCGGGGGCAGCTCGCGCTCCCCGGCGGCTTCATCGAGTACGGCGAGGAGTGGTCCGAGGCGCTGGTCCGGGAACTGCGCGAGGAGACCGGCCTGCTGGCCGAGGCCGGGGAGGCGCAGCTCTTCGCGGTGTACGGCGCCCCGGCCGGCGGCACCATGATGGTCTTCGGCGTGCTGCCGGAACGCCCGATCGGGGACCTGCCGCCGTCCGCGCCGACCGAGGAGGCCACCGAGTGGCTGGTCCTCACCGAGCCGGTCGAGCTGGCCTTCTCCACCCACACCCGGGTGCTGGCCGACTTCCTCGCCGGCCGGTCCCCGGCCTGA
- a CDS encoding SRPBCC family protein: protein MINVIGQISEVERTVGSRTLPAGQARVSTVSQTYDTSLDDLWDACTSAERIPRWFLPISGELKLHGRYQLEGNAGGTIERCDPPHSFAATWEYGDEVSWIEVRLTPAGDGRTRFTLEHVAHVDDQRWAEFGPGAVGVGWDMGLLGLVSYLAADGSGVQPSQAAAWLGTDEARRFITLSSERWAEASIAAGTEVDEARAAQARTTAAYTGVPAS, encoded by the coding sequence GTGATCAACGTGATCGGACAGATCAGCGAGGTCGAGCGCACCGTCGGCAGCCGTACGCTGCCCGCCGGGCAGGCCCGCGTCAGCACCGTCAGCCAGACGTACGACACGTCCCTGGACGATCTCTGGGACGCCTGCACCAGCGCCGAACGGATCCCCCGCTGGTTCCTGCCGATCTCCGGCGAGCTGAAGCTGCACGGCCGCTACCAGCTCGAGGGGAACGCGGGCGGCACGATCGAGCGCTGCGACCCGCCGCACAGCTTCGCCGCCACCTGGGAGTACGGCGACGAGGTGAGCTGGATCGAGGTCCGGCTCACCCCGGCCGGCGACGGGCGTACCCGGTTCACGCTGGAGCACGTCGCGCACGTCGACGACCAGCGGTGGGCCGAGTTCGGGCCGGGCGCCGTCGGTGTCGGCTGGGACATGGGCCTGCTCGGCCTGGTCTCCTATCTGGCGGCGGACGGCAGCGGGGTCCAGCCGTCGCAGGCCGCGGCGTGGCTGGGCACCGACGAGGCCCGACGGTTCATCACGCTCAGCAGTGAACGGTGGGCCGAGGCGAGCATCGCGGCGGGCACCGAGGTCGACGAGGCGCGCGCGGCGCAGGCCCGCACCACCGCCGCGTACACCGGCGTGCCGGCGTCCTGA
- a CDS encoding cation-transporting P-type ATPase, with amino-acid sequence MAEKQAATGGPDPRAPLDELYRALAAGPDGLDTAEARRRLAAYGPNELRRQRRRGWSRELGRQLVHPLALLLWVAAALAWVAGTLVLAGAILVVIAVNALFASAQERQAERAVEALTRYLPRHARVRRDGRWQEIPASDLVPGDLLAVAEGDRISADARLLDGGIEVDLSALTGESQPVHRSADAPSSGGGPTEAADLVLSGTTCLSGTARALVHATGMRTELGRIATLTQRVGREESPLEKQVRRVAWLIAAVAVGAGSVFFPIGVFAAGMSVPDAFAFAIGLLVANVPEGLLPTITLALAVGVRGLARVGAVVKRLSAVETLGSTDVICTDKTGTLTENRMRVVAVRAADTLLDPAPGSGTRPDPALGALATAVAACNNADPDSGDPTEVAPLRFAADLGVTDDHAGRRGQFAFDPKLRLMSTVDSAGGQLWLHTKGAPEEVLRRCTRVVRADGADRPLDEAHRRELDAAVTAQAGQGRRVLGVARRWLATAPTGRADAERELTFLGFVAMVDPPRPEVPEAVARCHTAGIRIIMVTGDHGLTAAAIARQVGITHGEPTVLTGDRLDGMSPDQLRDLLAEHREVVFARVSPEAKLHIAAALRANHQVVAMTGDGVNDAPALRRADIGVAMGRTGTDVAREAATMILTDDNFATIVAAVAAGRRVYDNVRKFILYIFAHTTPEVVPFLIFALSAGAVPLPLTVLQILAIDLGTETLPALALGREPAEPGLMDRPPRRRSDKVVNAPMLARAWGFLGLISAVLVMAGFFAVLLRAGWRPGAPTGPGSGLHDAYRQATTMTFLGIVSCQIGTAFAARTEHVSLRSVGVFSNRLLLWGIAFEIAFAALIVGVPPLQDVFGTRPPEPGMLALLLAFPPIVWGADELRRAVRRHRRSSLI; translated from the coding sequence GTGGCGGAGAAGCAGGCGGCTACCGGCGGGCCGGACCCGCGGGCGCCGTTGGACGAGCTGTACCGCGCCCTGGCCGCCGGCCCGGACGGCCTGGACACCGCCGAGGCCCGGCGGCGGCTCGCCGCGTACGGGCCGAACGAACTGAGGCGGCAGCGACGGCGCGGCTGGTCGCGCGAGCTGGGGCGGCAGCTCGTCCACCCCTTGGCGCTGCTGCTCTGGGTAGCCGCGGCGCTGGCCTGGGTGGCGGGCACCCTCGTGCTGGCCGGCGCGATCCTGGTGGTGATCGCGGTGAACGCGCTCTTCGCCTCGGCGCAGGAGCGCCAGGCCGAGCGGGCGGTGGAGGCGCTCACCCGCTACCTGCCCCGGCACGCCCGGGTCCGCCGGGACGGCAGGTGGCAGGAGATCCCGGCCTCGGACCTGGTCCCCGGCGATCTGCTGGCCGTGGCGGAGGGCGACCGGATCTCCGCCGATGCCCGGCTGCTCGACGGCGGCATCGAGGTGGACCTCTCCGCGCTGACCGGTGAGTCCCAGCCGGTCCACCGCTCGGCCGACGCGCCGTCTTCGGGAGGCGGGCCGACCGAGGCCGCCGACCTGGTCCTCAGCGGCACCACCTGCCTCAGCGGGACGGCGCGGGCCCTGGTGCACGCCACCGGGATGCGGACCGAGCTGGGCCGGATCGCGACCCTGACGCAGCGGGTCGGCCGCGAGGAGAGCCCGCTGGAGAAACAGGTCCGCCGGGTGGCCTGGCTGATCGCGGCGGTGGCCGTCGGCGCCGGGTCGGTCTTCTTCCCGATCGGGGTGTTCGCCGCCGGCATGTCGGTGCCGGACGCGTTCGCGTTCGCCATCGGTCTGCTGGTCGCCAACGTCCCCGAGGGCCTGCTGCCCACCATCACTCTCGCCCTGGCCGTCGGCGTCCGCGGGTTGGCCAGGGTGGGCGCGGTGGTGAAGCGGCTCAGCGCGGTCGAGACCCTCGGCTCGACGGACGTGATCTGCACCGACAAGACCGGCACGCTCACCGAGAACCGGATGCGGGTGGTGGCGGTCCGGGCCGCCGACACCCTGCTGGACCCGGCTCCGGGGTCGGGCACCCGGCCCGACCCGGCCCTGGGCGCGCTCGCCACCGCCGTGGCGGCCTGCAACAACGCCGACCCGGACAGCGGGGACCCGACCGAGGTGGCGCCGCTCCGGTTCGCCGCCGACCTCGGCGTCACCGACGACCACGCGGGTCGGCGGGGGCAGTTCGCCTTCGACCCGAAGCTGCGGCTGATGTCCACCGTCGACTCCGCCGGTGGACAGCTCTGGCTGCACACCAAGGGCGCACCGGAGGAGGTGCTGCGGCGCTGTACCCGGGTCGTCCGGGCGGACGGCGCGGACCGCCCGCTCGACGAGGCGCACCGCAGGGAGCTGGACGCGGCGGTGACCGCGCAGGCCGGGCAGGGCCGGCGGGTCCTCGGCGTGGCCCGGCGCTGGCTGGCGACGGCGCCGACCGGCCGCGCGGACGCCGAGCGGGAGCTGACCTTCCTCGGCTTCGTCGCGATGGTCGACCCGCCCCGACCGGAGGTGCCGGAGGCGGTCGCCCGCTGCCACACCGCCGGCATCCGGATCATCATGGTCACCGGCGACCACGGGCTGACCGCCGCCGCGATCGCCCGGCAGGTCGGCATCACTCACGGCGAACCGACCGTGCTGACCGGTGACCGGCTGGACGGGATGTCCCCGGATCAGCTGCGGGACCTGCTCGCCGAGCACCGGGAGGTGGTCTTCGCCCGGGTGTCACCCGAGGCGAAGCTGCACATCGCGGCGGCGCTGCGGGCCAACCACCAGGTGGTGGCGATGACCGGCGACGGGGTCAACGACGCGCCGGCGCTGCGCCGGGCGGACATCGGCGTGGCCATGGGACGTACGGGCACCGACGTGGCCCGGGAGGCGGCCACCATGATCCTCACCGACGACAACTTCGCCACGATCGTCGCCGCCGTCGCGGCCGGCCGCCGTGTCTACGACAACGTCCGCAAATTCATCCTCTACATCTTCGCCCACACCACTCCGGAGGTCGTCCCGTTCCTGATCTTCGCGCTCTCCGCCGGGGCGGTGCCGCTGCCGCTCACCGTGCTGCAGATCCTCGCCATCGACCTGGGCACCGAGACGCTGCCCGCCCTTGCGCTGGGTCGGGAGCCCGCCGAGCCCGGGCTGATGGACCGACCACCCCGGCGGCGCAGTGACAAGGTCGTGAACGCGCCGATGCTGGCCCGGGCCTGGGGCTTCCTCGGGCTGATATCGGCGGTGCTGGTGATGGCGGGGTTCTTCGCCGTGCTGCTGCGGGCGGGCTGGCGGCCGGGCGCACCCACCGGGCCGGGTAGCGGCCTGCACGACGCGTACCGGCAGGCGACCACGATGACCTTCCTGGGGATCGTCTCCTGCCAGATCGGCACCGCCTTCGCCGCGCGGACCGAGCACGTGTCGCTGCGGTCGGTCGGCGTGTTCAGCAACCGGCTGCTGCTCTGGGGGATCGCCTTTGAGATCGCCTTCGCCGCGCTGATCGTCGGCGTGCCGCCACTCCAGGACGTCTTCGGCACCCGACCGCCGGAGCCGGGCATGCTGGCGCTGCTGCTGGCGTTCCCGCCGATCGTCTGGGGCGCCGACGAACTCCGCCGCGCGGTCCGTCGACACCGACGCTCCTCGCTTATATAA
- a CDS encoding ABC transporter ATP-binding protein — MATRTAGDLNPVLTALGIRRAFGETPVLAGVALTVAAGETVALLGGSGSGKSTLLRILAGLDDESTGSTTLRGTAAVVFQEHRLLPWRRVAGNVALGLTGPDVAGRVDRALAEVGLGDRGRAWPAELSGGQAQRVAVARALVREPDLLLLDEPFGALDALTRLRMQGLLRRLRAEHGFAALLVTHDVDEALLLADRVLILDGGVIAEEIPVRLGPAPSVDDPAFGALRRRLLDRLGVPAP, encoded by the coding sequence ATGGCGACGCGGACTGCGGGCGACCTGAACCCGGTGCTCACCGCGCTGGGGATCCGCCGGGCCTTCGGGGAGACCCCCGTCCTGGCCGGCGTCGCCCTCACCGTCGCCGCCGGGGAGACCGTCGCGCTGCTCGGCGGCAGCGGCTCCGGCAAGAGCACCCTGCTGCGGATCCTCGCCGGGCTCGACGACGAGTCCACCGGCTCGACCACCCTGCGCGGCACCGCGGCCGTCGTCTTCCAGGAACACCGGCTGCTGCCCTGGAGACGGGTCGCCGGGAACGTCGCCCTCGGCCTGACCGGTCCGGACGTGGCCGGGCGCGTCGACCGGGCCCTGGCCGAGGTGGGCCTCGGCGACCGGGGGCGCGCGTGGCCGGCCGAGCTCTCCGGCGGGCAGGCGCAACGGGTCGCGGTGGCCCGGGCCCTGGTCCGCGAGCCCGACCTCCTGCTGCTCGACGAGCCGTTCGGCGCGCTGGACGCGCTGACCCGGCTGCGGATGCAGGGCCTGCTGCGCCGGCTGCGTGCCGAGCACGGCTTCGCCGCCCTGCTGGTCACCCACGACGTCGACGAGGCGCTGCTGCTGGCCGACCGGGTGCTGATCCTCGACGGCGGCGTCATCGCCGAGGAGATCCCGGTCCGCCTCGGACCCGCCCCCAGCGTCGACGACCCCGCGTTCGGTGCGCTGCGCCGACGTCTGCTCGACCGCCTCGGCGTACCCGCGCCCTGA
- a CDS encoding selenium-binding family protein — translation MSRWTPDPSFYPSPREASAAPAEKLAYVAAFDRTAQRPDAIAVLDTDPDSGSYGQVVGWTELPHTGDEVHHFGWNACSSALCPTAPHPHVERRYLIVPGLRSSRVHVIDTQPDPRQPRLVKVIGPEELAKRAGYSRPHTVHCGPDGIYLSALGGADGAEGPGGIAVLDHTTFEVRGAWEADRGPQFLAYDFWWHYNHDVLVTSEWGTPSMIEDGIVGELLLGRRYGHAIHFWDLAKRRHVQRVDLGDQYQMPLELRPAHDPTKTYGFVGVVISVEDLSASVWLWHRDGDAWAVTKVIDIPAEPADPADLPDLLKPFGAVPPLVTDIDLSVDDRFLYVSCWGTGELLQYDVTDPFHPVRTGSVRLGGIVARTAHPGFPDEPLSGGPQMVEVSRDGRRVYVSNSLYGSWDDQFYPDGVGAWLAKLDVDVEAGGLTPDPRFFPRGEDFRGLRVHQTRLQGGDASSDSYCFP, via the coding sequence ATGAGCCGCTGGACCCCCGACCCGAGCTTCTACCCGTCGCCGCGCGAGGCGTCCGCCGCGCCGGCCGAGAAACTGGCGTACGTCGCCGCCTTCGACCGCACCGCGCAGCGCCCCGACGCCATCGCGGTGCTCGACACCGACCCCGACTCCGGCTCGTACGGGCAGGTGGTGGGCTGGACCGAGCTGCCGCACACCGGCGACGAAGTCCACCACTTCGGTTGGAACGCGTGCAGCAGCGCGCTCTGCCCGACCGCCCCGCACCCGCACGTGGAGCGCCGCTACCTGATCGTCCCCGGGCTGCGCTCGTCCCGCGTGCACGTGATCGACACCCAGCCGGACCCGCGGCAGCCCCGGTTGGTCAAGGTCATCGGGCCGGAGGAACTGGCGAAGCGGGCCGGCTACTCCCGGCCGCACACCGTGCACTGCGGGCCGGACGGCATCTACCTCTCCGCCCTGGGCGGCGCCGACGGCGCGGAGGGTCCGGGCGGCATCGCCGTGCTGGACCACACCACCTTCGAGGTACGCGGGGCGTGGGAGGCGGACCGGGGGCCGCAGTTCCTCGCGTACGACTTCTGGTGGCACTACAACCACGACGTGCTGGTCACCAGCGAGTGGGGCACCCCGTCGATGATCGAGGACGGGATCGTCGGTGAGCTGCTGCTCGGCCGCCGCTACGGTCACGCGATCCACTTCTGGGACCTGGCGAAGCGCCGGCACGTGCAGCGGGTCGACCTGGGCGACCAGTACCAGATGCCGCTGGAGCTGCGACCGGCGCACGACCCGACGAAGACGTACGGCTTCGTCGGCGTGGTGATCAGCGTCGAGGACCTGTCCGCCTCGGTCTGGTTGTGGCACCGGGACGGCGACGCCTGGGCGGTGACCAAGGTGATCGACATTCCCGCCGAGCCGGCCGACCCGGCCGACCTGCCCGACCTGCTCAAGCCGTTCGGCGCGGTGCCGCCGCTGGTCACCGACATCGACCTGTCGGTGGACGACCGGTTCCTCTACGTCTCCTGCTGGGGCACCGGCGAGCTGCTCCAGTACGACGTCACCGACCCGTTCCACCCGGTGCGGACCGGCTCGGTGCGGCTCGGCGGCATCGTGGCGCGCACCGCCCACCCGGGCTTCCCCGACGAGCCGCTCTCCGGCGGTCCGCAGATGGTCGAGGTGAGCCGGGACGGCCGCCGGGTCTACGTCAGCAACTCCCTGTACGGCTCCTGGGACGACCAGTTCTATCCGGACGGGGTCGGTGCGTGGCTGGCCAAACTGGACGTGGACGTGGAGGCCGGTGGGCTCACCCCCGACCCGCGCTTCTTCCCGCGCGGGGAGGACTTCCGGGGGCTGCGGGTGCACCAGACCCGGTTGCAGGGCGGCGACGCCTCCTCCGACTCGTACTGCTTCCCGTGA
- a CDS encoding LLM class flavin-dependent oxidoreductase produces the protein MSLTFHWFLPTYGDSRDIVGGGHGVPVGTAGGARPATVAYLGQIARTAEQLGFVGALTPTGAWCEDAWLSTAMLAEVTERLKFLVAFRPGLLSPTLAAQMASTFQRLSHGRLLLNVVTGGESAEQRAYGDFLDKDARYARTDEFLHVVRSLWRGDTVDHAGAHLRVEGARLSRLPDPVPPVYFGGSSAAAGPVAVRHSDVYLTWGEPPAQVADKLDWIRGLAAEAGRQLRFGIRLHVIARDTAEQAWAQAAHLLDAIPEADVRAVQEGLRRSESEGQRRMRELHGGSRDGLEVSPNLWAGVGLVRGGAGTALVGSHTEVADRIAEYHALGIDEFILSGHPHLEEAYWFGEGVLPILRRRGLWRHPAGEPAQAQPAGIPFTPQSAPVPAAARG, from the coding sequence ATGTCGCTCACCTTCCACTGGTTCCTGCCCACCTACGGCGACAGTCGGGACATCGTCGGCGGCGGGCACGGCGTCCCGGTGGGCACCGCCGGTGGCGCGCGTCCGGCCACCGTCGCCTACCTGGGACAGATCGCCCGCACCGCCGAGCAGCTCGGCTTCGTCGGCGCGCTCACCCCGACCGGCGCCTGGTGCGAGGACGCCTGGCTGAGCACCGCGATGCTCGCCGAGGTCACCGAGCGGCTGAAGTTCCTCGTCGCGTTCCGCCCCGGCCTGCTCTCACCGACCCTGGCCGCCCAGATGGCCTCGACGTTCCAGCGGCTCTCCCACGGCCGGCTGCTGCTCAACGTGGTCACCGGCGGGGAGTCCGCCGAGCAGCGGGCCTACGGCGACTTCCTCGACAAGGACGCCCGGTACGCGCGTACCGACGAGTTCCTGCACGTGGTGCGCTCGCTGTGGCGGGGCGACACGGTCGACCACGCCGGGGCGCACCTGCGCGTCGAGGGCGCCCGGCTCAGCCGGCTGCCCGATCCGGTGCCGCCGGTCTACTTCGGCGGCTCCTCGGCCGCGGCCGGTCCGGTCGCGGTCCGGCACAGCGACGTCTATCTCACCTGGGGAGAGCCACCCGCCCAGGTCGCCGACAAGCTGGACTGGATCCGGGGACTGGCCGCCGAGGCGGGCCGACAGCTGCGCTTCGGCATCCGGCTGCACGTCATCGCCCGGGACACCGCCGAGCAGGCCTGGGCCCAGGCCGCGCACCTGCTCGACGCCATTCCCGAGGCGGACGTCCGGGCGGTGCAGGAGGGGCTGCGGCGCAGCGAGTCCGAGGGGCAGCGCCGGATGCGGGAGCTGCACGGCGGCTCCCGCGACGGGCTGGAGGTCTCCCCGAACCTGTGGGCCGGGGTCGGTCTGGTCCGCGGTGGCGCGGGGACCGCCCTGGTCGGCAGCCACACCGAGGTCGCCGACCGGATCGCCGAGTACCACGCGCTCGGCATCGACGAGTTCATCCTCTCCGGCCACCCGCACCTGGAGGAGGCGTACTGGTTCGGCGAGGGGGTGCTGCCGATCCTGCGCCGGCGCGGCCTGTGGCGGCACCCGGCCGGCGAGCCGGCGCAGGCGCAGCCCGCCGGTATTCCGTTCACGCCGCAGTCGGCCCCGGTGCCGGCTGCGGCACGGGGGTGA
- a CDS encoding helix-turn-helix transcriptional regulator yields the protein MHAFDVLGDPVRRRILELLAEGELTAGAVGAAVQQEFGISQPAVSQHLKVLRDNGFATVRPEGTRRLYAVDPGPLRQVDAWLEHFRRFWTPPLAALATEVARGRRERRLRAEGTDDTRSNP from the coding sequence GTGCACGCCTTCGACGTCCTCGGGGATCCGGTCCGCCGCCGGATCCTCGAACTGCTGGCCGAGGGCGAGCTGACCGCCGGCGCCGTCGGCGCCGCGGTCCAGCAGGAGTTCGGCATCTCCCAGCCCGCCGTGTCGCAGCACCTCAAGGTGCTGCGGGACAACGGCTTCGCGACCGTACGCCCCGAGGGCACCCGCCGCCTCTACGCGGTGGACCCGGGGCCGCTGCGCCAGGTCGACGCCTGGCTGGAGCACTTCCGCCGGTTCTGGACCCCGCCACTTGCGGCGCTCGCCACCGAAGTGGCCCGGGGACGACGGGAACGACGGCTGCGCGCCGAGGGCACCGACGACACGAGGAGCAACCCGTGA
- a CDS encoding aliphatic sulfonate ABC transporter substrate-binding protein, translated as MRTLRSSARPRRLVTALLTAVALLATGTVAACADDPADATGHAGPLRIGYQRFGGLSLVKARGAAPDAQWSLFDSGPALTEALKAGSIDIGQVGEAPPIFAAAGNIPFSVIGTSQPIPRGEAVLVKADSPYRTFADLKGRTVALNKGSNVHWLLVKLLEAHHMTLKDLNVRYLKPAEGRPAFDNGQVDAWIIWDPYFALAERPDVRVLADATGLASNREYVLASPDVVKNRPDDVRAFLKTYRSTTDWGIAHPQERAAVLAPELKIPLDVTTRALDRSAKPLAPVTPAIGAELQAIADSFTKLELVPGPVDIASRVDGQFSEVFR; from the coding sequence ATGCGTACCCTTCGATCGAGCGCCCGGCCACGCCGGCTGGTGACCGCGCTGCTCACCGCCGTGGCGCTGCTGGCCACCGGCACCGTCGCGGCCTGCGCCGACGACCCGGCCGACGCCACCGGCCACGCCGGCCCGCTGCGCATCGGCTACCAGCGCTTCGGCGGACTCAGCCTGGTCAAGGCGCGCGGCGCGGCACCCGACGCGCAGTGGTCGCTCTTCGACAGCGGGCCCGCGCTCACCGAGGCGCTCAAGGCCGGCTCCATCGACATCGGCCAGGTCGGCGAGGCCCCGCCGATCTTCGCCGCCGCCGGGAATATCCCCTTCTCGGTGATCGGCACCTCGCAGCCCATCCCCCGGGGTGAGGCGGTGCTGGTCAAGGCGGACAGCCCCTACCGCACCTTCGCCGACCTCAAGGGGCGGACCGTCGCGCTGAACAAGGGCTCCAACGTGCACTGGCTGCTGGTGAAGCTGCTGGAGGCCCACCACATGACCCTCAAGGACCTCAACGTCAGATATCTCAAGCCCGCCGAGGGACGGCCCGCCTTCGACAACGGCCAAGTCGACGCCTGGATCATCTGGGACCCCTACTTCGCCCTCGCCGAGCGGCCCGACGTCCGCGTCCTCGCCGACGCCACCGGCCTGGCCAGCAACCGGGAGTACGTCCTCGCCTCCCCCGACGTGGTGAAGAACCGGCCGGACGACGTCCGGGCGTTCCTGAAGACGTACCGGAGCACCACCGACTGGGGCATCGCCCACCCGCAGGAACGGGCCGCCGTGCTCGCCCCCGAGCTGAAGATCCCGCTCGACGTCACCACCCGGGCGCTGGACCGCAGCGCCAAGCCGCTCGCCCCGGTCACCCCGGCCATCGGCGCGGAACTGCAGGCTATCGCCGACAGCTTCACGAAGCTGGAGCTGGTGCCCGGGCCGGTGGACATCGCCTCCCGGGTGGACGGACAGTTCAGCGAGGTGTTCCGGTGA